CTGGCAAAGCCTGGTTCAACCTATTTAAAAAGCAGATGATTCCTGCTTTTTAAGAAAAGAGCATGACAGGCCATTACATCAGAAACCAAAAAAGCGAATTTCATGTCTTTCCTGAGAGTCCTTTTTGCCATTTTGTTTCCACCCCTGGCGGTGATCGATCAGGGTTGTGGTTCCGTGCTCATCGTATTCCTGCTGACCCTTGCAGGATGGGTTCCCGGA
The Bacteroides sp. DNA segment above includes these coding regions:
- a CDS encoding YqaE/Pmp3 family membrane protein produces the protein MSFLRVLFAILFPPLAVIDQGCGSVLIVFLLTLAGWVPG